CGGCGGCAGAAGGAGGCGGTGTTCGACGAGAGGCGTCTCCTTCACCGTGGCCAGAAGCGTTCCGGCCGTGACGATATCGCCCTTCGTCACCTGAGGGAAAATCTCCCAGTTGCGGTCTTCGTCGAGCTGCTCGAGACCGCCGCCCCGGCCCAGAAAGGGGCCGCTCTTTTTCATGAGAGCGCCCAGAGGACGACCGATTCCGTCGAGGATGGCGCCGACGAGGCCCGGCCCGAGGGTGACCGAGAGGGGCTCGCCGAGGCCGACGACGGGCTCTCCCGGCAGGAGTCCCTGAGTGTCCTCGAAGACCTGAAGGATGGCCTCGTCTCCCTCCTGGCGTATGACCTCGCCCAGAAGACGGAGGGGGCCCACCTCGACCATCTCCCTCATGGCGAACCCGGCGAGACCTCGGGCCCTGACGACGGGTCCGTTGATGGCGACGATTCGGCCCTGACGTTCCACGGCGGCCCTCTTAGTGAGCCGCCAGGAGCGCTTCGGCCAGGCGTTCCCGCAGCTCTCCGGCCTTGGAGTGCCAATCGGCCGGAACACGTCTCCGCCCGTCGGACGTCTCGATCCAGAGGCCGCCCAGGATGGGGGCGGCCTCCGGAGAGGCCTCGAAACGAATCGACGGCAGAGCCTCGGAAAGCCGCCTCATAAGGCCGGCCACATGGGGCTTCTCCTTGGGACCGGGGCGAAGGACGAGGGAGTCGGCCCCGGGCAGAGAGGAGATGGCCTCGAGGGCCAGACCGAAAAGGATGTCGTCGAAATCGGGCCGCGAGGAAAGGGCGACGAGGGCCTCCTCGAGGCGGCGCACGCCCTCGTCGAGGAGGAGGTTCTGAAGGCGGATGCGCTCGAGGGAGCGCTCCCTCTCCATGGCCGCCAGCTGACGGCGGCGGATGTCCTGTGCCCTGGCCTGGGCCTCGTCGACGATCAGGGCCACCTGCTGTTCGAGGCGAGCCTCCTCGGCCTTTTTCCAGGCCTCGGCCTCGGCCTCGGCCGAGTGGACCAGGGCCTCCTTCTGCGAGTCGGCCCTGTCGAGGAGAAGATCCCTAAGGGCCCCGACCTTGCCGCCTTCCTGTTCTCTCATCAGGCTTTCACCCCCAGGGCATTGCCCAAGAAACGATCCATGAAATCGTGGCCCCGCAGGGAGCCTTCCGGCCCGGGAACCTCGACGACGAGGGGAAGTCCTCCCTCAAGCCGGAGCTCTCCTATCGTGGCGGCGACCCAGGAGGCAGCCTCCTCGGTGAAAATCAGAAGGGCCAGCTCCTTGTCGTCCAGGGCCTCGTCGACGACGGAGGCGATCCTCTCCCTGTCGACGAGGCGTCCCTCGACGCCGGCCAGACGGAACCCGGCCAGGGCCTCCTGGCTGTCGCTGATCAGAAGGGCCTTCAAGGGATCAGAGTTTTCCCAGGATCAGCAGAGAGACGATGACGCCGTAAATGGCGATGCCCTCGGCCAGCCCCAGGTAGATGAGCGTCGTGCCCAGAAGTTCGGGCTTCTCGGCCACGGTGCCCAGGGCGGCGGCACCGACCATGGCGACGGCGATGCCGGCGCCGAGGCAGGCCATTCCCGTGGCCAGGCTCGCCCCGATGAACCCCAGTCCCGACGAGGCGGAGGCGACTCCCGTCGAGGCCAGGGCGGGCGCCTCGAGCAGAGTCGTCACCAGGGCCGCCGCCATGGCGACACCGCCTGCCGTCACGGCGGCGGCGAGGACCTTCCTCGGCGACGACGGGAAACGGCGACGCAGGCGAAAACCGACGAAGACCGTGGAAAAAGAGACGACGACAAGCAGAGCCAAACCGGTCATGATGAAACCCCTTTCTTCAATTTCTCGTAGCGGTAGAGCGAAGCCGCTGGTCGCCCCCAGGGAACGGGGCGGAAAGGACGCCCTCCGCCGCGGAAAAATTTGCCGAACAGCTCGTAGTATTCGAGGCGCAGGGTCTGGATGAAGACGATGAGTCCCTCGAGGAGGACGATGAGCAGATTGCCCAGGACGAGGAGCAGCCACCGGAGGATCAGCCCTCCGGGCAGGGCTGCCGCCTGGTCCGCCAGCAGGAAAACGGCCATGGAGAGCCCGGCGTGATTGAGGGCGAAGGCGGCCAGGCGGACGAAGGAGGCCGTGTTGCTCAGGAAGGAAAAGAGGTGATGAAATCGGCTGAAGCCCTCGACGGCGGCGCTCCCTCTTTTTTTCCCTTTCCGTCCCGGCAGAGGAACGATTCCGGCCAGGAGGAAGAGGACGGCAAGGGTTACCGTCACCGAAAGGAGGGGACCGAAAACCGCATCTCCGCCCCATCCCGTCAGAGCCGAGACGCCGAGAAGGACGGCCGACCAGTAGAGAAGGAGTCCGGCCACCCCTCGCTCGCCCAGGAGAAATTCGCCCCAATCCCTCTCCTTCCAGCTCTCCTGAAGCCCCAGGATCATGGCGACGGACAGGCAGACGACGCCGGTGACGAGAGAGGCGGCGATAAGGGAGGACGTATCGTGCATCGGCGACAGCCAGAGGGGTTCGATCAGGTCCTCCTTCCCCATGACGCTGCCGTAGAGAAAGCCGAAGAGGGCGGAGACGACGCCCGCCAGCTGTACGACGGCGCCGAGCCCCCGGGAGAGCGTTCCCCTGCGCGTCAGCCACCAGGCCCCCAGGGCCAGCAGGGCGCCATGGCCGACGTCGCCGAACATGAACCCGAAAAAGAGGCAGAAGGTGACGGCGACGACGAAGGAGGGGTCTCTCTCGCCGTAGGAGGGGAGACTGTAGAGGGCGACGATATCCTGAAAGGCCCGGACGAGAGGGAGATTCTTCAGCATCGACGGCACGAGGCCGCGCTCGATCTGTTCCGGCTCGGGATCGGCGGCGACGAGGACCGTCCGCGGAGCCCTCCGGGCCATCTCCTCCCTCAGCTGGGGCAGCTCGTCGGCGGGAAGCCAGCCCGAGACGAGGTGGAGTCGTCCCATCTGCCCTCCCTCGCGGCAGATCTCCCAGATTCTCTGGCCCGAATGGAGCCGTGAATGAAGGGCGGCCAGCTCCTCCTCGTGGCTGTCGAGATAGGTCTGAACGGCCGTCCGGAGACCTTCGACGGCCCTTTTGTGGTGGGACTGGCGGCGGCGGAGCCGGGCCAGAGCCTCTGAGGCGCTTCCGCCGGGCAGATCGTCGAGGGGATAGACCTTGAAAAGCAGGGAATCGAGAAGCCTCTGGGCCCCCTCGAGATAGCCCGGAACGGTCACGGCAAGGATCCAGCGCTGGCGCCCGCGAAGGGCCAGATCGAGGAGAATCAGAGGGGCATCGCGGGAGGACTCGCGGAGCCTCTGCCAGTTGTCCTCGTCGATGCGCCCGAAGAGGACGGAGAGATGGCGGGCCTCGGAAAGATCGCGGGGATCGCGGCGCAGGCGGGCCAGGGCCTCGAGGAAGATGCACCCCGCCTCGAGAGTCTCCATCGAATCGGTCAGTTCCTGCGAGCGGCGATGCCACAGGGTCAGCTTTCCGGCGACCTGATCGACGAGAGACTTGGCCCGGGAGGGCGTCAACTCGACGTCGACGGAAAGGGGACGGGCCTCGGGGATCTCCCGTCGGGCCAGGCGCCAGACCGCTTCCAGCTGTTCCAGGGGCTCCTCGTAGGGATTCTCCCGCACCGTGGAGAGGCCCGCCCGAAGCGAGGCGTCGGAGACGCAGAGCCCCAGGGGAAGGGGCTGAAAGGCCCCTTTCAGGAGCAGGTGACGCGCCATTCCTTCCACCTCTTCGAGGGGACCGATGAGGGAAAGGGCCTTCATTTTCAGGAGGGCCATCGGATTTCACCTCCGGGGATGAGGGGTCGGCAGAGGAAAAGGGCTCCCTGCCGTCGGTCAAAACCGTAACGGACATCTTCGACGAGGGTGACGAGGTCGAAGGCCTCGAAGCGCCGGAGAAAAAGCAGGGCCACGACGCTCTGCAGGCCCGGCAGCCCCCTTCGGTAGACGCGGAGGGCCTCCTCCCGCAGACGCCGCTGCTTGGCCCTCTCCAGCGACAGCTCCTCGCGGGCCTCGTCGTCGGGGAAGACGTCGCCGTAGGGCCCCGACTGGAGCTTCCGCCAGAGCTCCTCCTCCGAGGGCGCCTGGACGAGGGCGTTCAACTCCCTCCGCCCGATGCGGCGTCCTCCGGGCATGAGAGCCCCCATCAGCTCGGCGCCGTCCATGGCGTAGTAGCGCCGACCGCGCCGGATCCAGGAGAGATTGGCCAGGTCGGCCTCGGTGCCGAAAAGGTCGGCCAGCTGCCTTCCGACGGAGCCGCCCAGGGCCCGGCAGGCCGCGAGGGTCAGAGAAAAGAGACGCCGGTCCAGAGACATCTCGACGGGGAAAAGCCCTGTCGCGGCATCGTCGAGCTGGGCCACCATGGCTGCCGCCTTGGGCCCGAGAGGCGTGGCGGCCAGAAGACGGGCCACCTCCAGAAAGGACGTGGCCTCGACGAGGCTCGGCAGAGGATAGGGCGTGCGGGGAAAACGGTCGACGAGGCGCTTCAGATAGGCCCTGTCGACGTGACCGGCGCGGAGACGGCGAAGAAGGCGCTTGAGAAACTCCATCACCCAGCGGTCGCGAAAGGTCTGAAGGAGGCGCAGGGAAGGCCCCCTGAAATGGACGAAAAACCGTTCCGCCTCGAGAAAGGGGACGACGGAGACGACCTCCTCCACCTGGGCCCGAGCCAACCCCTTCGGCTCCAGGCCCTCGAAAAAGGGGGCATAGGGCTCGCTTCCTGCCAGGGCGAAGGCGATCTCCTCGACGGAGTCGCAGTCGAGAAGCCTCCAGAAAAAGGCGTCGTCGAGCAGCGTCGAGGCCCGGGCACGGCCGCCGGCGCAGAGTCGACCGCCCAGATCAGGAGAGAGGACCACGGTCCCGGCCCTGACCGATCCACCTTTCGGCAGCCTCTTTCGCTATATCCCGAGCGACGGCCTCCATGCGCCCCCGGGCGTGGAGGGCAAGGGCATCGCGCTCCTGCTGGGCCAGTTGGGCCATGTGGCGCGCCTCCTCCTCCGAGGCGGCGCGAGCCCCTTCGAGCCGGGACCGGGCCTGTTCCCGGGCCGCGGCAAGCTTCTGCTCGCCCTCGACGACGGAGGCCCTCTTCGTCTCCTCCAGAAGGGTCGCCGCCCTGCGGCGGGCCTCCTCGACGGTCCTTTCGGCCTCATCCTCGGCATCGAGGAGAACGGAAAGTACCTGATCCAGATCTTTCATCTCATGACCTCCCCTACCGTGACGAAAGGGATTGCACCCGCTTCATGCGAACGAAGTCCTCCCGCTCCCCCTCCTCCAAGGCCTCGGCGATTCCCCGCAGGGCCCGATCCAGGGCGGGAAGGGCCACCTTCTCGAGGGAGTTGACGCGACGGTTCGTCTTGCGGACCTGGCCGGCCAGCCGGAAAAGGCCGCTCTCCATCTCGGCCAATCGCGCCGTGAGGGCCAGGGCCTCCCGGAAGGACCTTCCCGCCCTGTCCAGGGCGCCCGAGGTGGCCCAGAAGGAGTAGACGGGCCGGGGCCGGACCTCGATGGCGTCGACCTCGGGGACTTCCACTCCGAGGACGGAGCGGAGACGGACGGTGATGCCCTCCTCGAGGGGCACCGCCTCGGCCAACTCCTCGACGACGTCGATCCCCTGGGCCAGATTGGCCCGCTGAAGATCTCTGTAGGCCTGGGAGAAGAGGCGTGCCGCCTCTTCGAGGAGCCCCCTCGCCCTCTCCCTCTGGCGGGTCAGCTCCATCATGAGGATCCGCCGCTTCTGCTCCAGCAGATCCCGTCCCCGCCCGGCGAGGCGGCGGGAGCGGGCAAGTCTCATGTAATTGCCCCGAGTCGGCGCGGCCTTAATTTTCACCCACAGCCCCCCCTTGGTTCATTCAGTGTAAGCATGCCACTGCGAGAGGGATCTGACAAGGTGGCAAAATATTCCAAAAAGCACTCCCACGGTCTTCTTCCTTCCGGAGAAAAGAGGCTATCGTGACGCCCCTCAAGGGCGAACTCCCTTTTCTCGCCTCGTCATCGGCCCGCGGGCGATTCTTACCGGGTAAATTCAACCTCTCGCCCCGGACATATAGAAGGGGCCCCTTTTTCAGAAGAGGCGCCTCGCGTCACAGGGCGCCGCCGGAGGCTCCGGCTCGGGAGGGCGAGATTGCGAGAGGTCACGCCCTCCTCCGCTATAATGGAGACTCCCATCCCGCGTTTTTTCAGAAAGGAGCGCTTTCCCTGACCCCCATCGGCATCGTTCTGGCCCTGACGACGGCCCTCTGCTGGGCCATCGTTCCCCTCATCTACCGCCGCAACATGGGCGATCTTTCCTTTCCCGAAGTCAACGCCATCCGCTCCTTCGGCTTCGTCGGGGCGATGGTCCTCCTCGTCCTCTTTCAGGGAACGGGGATGCCGCCCGCTCTGCGGGGCCCCCACTTCCTCCTCCTCCTGGCCGCGACCCTTCTTGGCAACGTCTTCGGCGACGTCCTCTACCTCTCGTCCATCGCCAAGATCGGCGTCGGCCGGGCCGTGGCCATCACCAGCACCTACCCCCTCGTCGTCACCGTCCTGTCGGCGCTCTGGCTGGGCGAACGGATCACCCTTCCCATCGCCGTCGGAACGGTCTCGGTCGTCGCGGGCCTCAACCTCCTCCGCAAGGGCAACGACGCCGACAGAGGCCATCTCCCCGAGGCGAAACGGGGCTTCCTTCTGGCCCTCGCGACCGCTCTCTGCTGGGGGCTCTCCATCCCCGTCACGCGGTGGCTCCTCCTCGAGACGGATCTGTCGTCGACGGACCTCAACTTCTGGAGATCTCTCGTCTTTTTCCCCTCCGTCTGGGCCCTCTGGCTCCTCCGCTGTCGTCTGGGCTATCACCGGCCCGAGCGGATCCTGGCCCTCAGGGGCCGCTCCTGGCTGGCCCTCAACGGCGCCGGGGCCCTCGCCCTCGCCCTGGGGGGCACTCTGCTGGCCCTGGCCCTCCAGCAGGCTCCCGCCTCGGTGGTGACGCCCATCACCGCCTCGAGCCCGCTGATTTCGACCCTTCTGGCCATTTCCTTCCTGGGCGAAACGTCGACGCGGCGACAGTGGGTCGGCATCGCCCTCGTCGTCGTCGGATCGGCCGTCATCAGCTTCTGAGAACCCGAAAGGAGCCCGCCCTTGGACTTCGCCGACCTTCTCGTCCACCGCAGAAGCGTTCGCCGCTACAGCCCCGACCCCGTGGCCCGGGAGCGGGTCGACATCTGTCTCGATGCCGCCCGGATGGCCCCGAGCGCCTGCAACGGCCAGCCCTGGTTCTTTCACGTCGTCGACGGTCCCCTCCGTCCGTCCCTGGCCGAGGCGATGAATTCCGGCCTCTACGGCAAGGGGCTCAACGCCTTCGTCGCCGAGGCTCCCGTCCTCATCGCCGTCGAAACCCTCCGGCGCGAGCGTCTGGCCCCCTGGCTGGCGGGAATGGTCCGCCGCCTTCGCTACGAGACGATCGACGTGGCCATCGCCGTCGACCACTTCACCCTCCAGGCCGCCGAGCTGGGCCTCGGAACGTGCTGGATCGGCTGGTTCAACGAAAGGGCCGTCAAAAACGTGCTGGGCCTTCCCCGCCGATCCCATATCGACGTCATGATCACCCTCGGCTGGCCCGCCGATCCCGCCCCGTCGGGACGCAAGAAAAGGAAACCCCTCGACGCCGTCAGAGACTACGACAGTCCCTCCTGAAGCCGGCACGGTCGGGCCGACGAGAAAGGGGGGAAGAGAGGGAGACGGAAAGCCTTCCCTTCTCCCCCTCTTCCCCCTAGAATGGTAAAAGACATGAAAAATCTGACGAGGGAGGCATCTACCGATGGAGAAAATCAGGGACATCAAGAAGGCCCTTTTCTACGCCATCCATGCCGAAATGGAGGCCAACGAGTTCTACCGGGCCTGGGCCGACGAGAGCGACATCCCCCACATCAAGAAGGAGCTCCATGAACTGGCCCAATGGGAGGCCGGCCACCGCGACGCCCTCTGTGCCCACTACGAGAAGACCTTCGGCGAGGCCTTTTCGCGCGATCCGGCCCTTTTCGTCGAACCGGCCCTCCAGGTCCAGGCCGACGAATTCCGCAACAGCTACGCCCTCCTGCGCATCGCCTCGACGGCCTACCTCTCGGAGATGAGGGCCGCCGAGTTCTACGAGCAGCTGGAAGAGGCCAGCTCGGGCGAGGCCCGGGAGATGTTCCGCGAGCTGAAGGAGATGGAAAGGAACCACATGGCGACGGCGAAGAGACGCTATATCGAGATGCGAGAGGCCATCGTCGGCTTCCGGGCCTTCTGAGCGCGGCGGCTTTTCCCGGAACGGCGGAAGCCGTCGCCTCTTCTTCGGGCCGCTTCGGGAGAGCGCCGACTCTCTCGGCCCTTCCGGACAAGGCCTTCCTCCGCGAGAGGGCGTGCGGCTCCTCCGCCGGCCCTCAGAGTCCCAGGGCACGGCGCCAGAGGGGCCACGGCGCCGTCGCGACGCCCGAGACCCAGGCCGAAGCGCCTCCGCCTCGGGCGCCCAGCTCGGGATGGCCCTTGAGAAAGGCCCGAAGATCGAAGGAGACGTCGGAGCCTCTGGCGACGACGAAGGGGCCTCGCCCCTCCGGTCCGGGACAGAGGACGACGACGAGGGCTCTGCCGTCGCTTTCGACCTGTTTTTTCACGGCAGGCGAGACCAGATCGGCCGTCCAGCCGGGAAGCTCGACGAAGTGAAGACGGAAGGCGCCACATTCCTCCGTCGTCCAGGAGAGGCTCAGGTTCTGGCGAGCCCTGTCGAGGTCCCTGGCCAGCCCCTCCTTTTCGGCCCTCAGCTTCTCGTAGACGCCCTCGATCCGGTCGACGGGGCAACCCACGCCGCGAAGAAGACGTCTCATGACCTGGCCGTAGAGGTCACGGAGGGAGCCCTCGACGGTGAAGGTCACCGTCCAGTCCGGCGCCGATCCGTTGTAGGCCGTCACGAAGAGGTCGCCCACCTCGGCCGTGGAGGCCACGTGGGAGCCGCAGCAGGCGTTGGCGTCGAAACCGTCGATCTCGACGACGCGGACGACGTCGTCGCCGATGCGCTCCCAGTTGGCCTTCAGGCCCGGGAAGGCCCGGGCCTCCTCGGCGGAAAGCTCGTGGACGGTGACGGTCCGGTTCTCGGCGATGACGTCGCGGGCCCTTTTTTCCGCCTCGAAGAGCAGCTCCCAGCCGATCTCGCCGTCATAGGCGATCGTGACGGAGCTCTCTTTGTCGCCGATGTGGGTCTTGGTGATGCGCAGCCCTTCCCGGAGGCCCTCCAGGACCTTCGAGAGGATGTGCTCGCCGCTGTGCATCCGCGTCAGCAGGCTCCTCCAGGCCTCGTCGGGAAGGGCACGGAGGACCGCGCCCTCTCGGGGCTCTCCCCGCCCGATCCGGAGTTCCGTCACGGCCAGGCCGTCGACGAGGCGCACGTCGACGACGGCGGCCTCGAAGTCTTCGGCCTCGAGACGGCCTCTGTCGGAGGGCTGGCCTCCTCCGGAGGGGCGGAAGGGGTTGGGATCGAGAAGGACCTCGGCCCCCTTCCCGCTGCGGGAGAGGACGGAAGCGATGCGAAGGATCATGGCCCTACTCCAGGGGCTCGCAGAGCTCGATCCTCTCGCCGTCGGGCCCGGAGAAGAAGAAGATGGACTTGCCTCCGAAGGGGATGGGCTCCTCCGAATCGAGGGAAAGGCCCAGAACCTTCAGCCGGGCGATCTCGTCGGCGACGCTGTCGACCTGAAAGGCCAGATGGATCGTCGGGCAGGACACCTCCGGGTAGGGACGGCCGGCCTTCTCCACGAGCTCGATGAGGGAGGAACCGCTTTCGAGGAAGAGGAGCCGCGTTCCCGGCCTGTCCACGCTTCTTCTCTCGCGGCAGCCGAGAACGTCGACGTAGAAACGGCGCGAACGGTCGAGATCGCGCACGAGAAGCCCCACATGGGCAAGAAAGGCCATAACGATCGCCTCCTGAATCAGATTGGCCCCATTGTACCTCAGGCGTCGGCCGAAAGGTCGCTCATCTCCCGGAGAAGTCGGATGGCCATGGCGTCGATTTCGTCGAGGGTGACCTCCTCGTCGGACTGGAGGAGCGTCTCCATCTGGCTCTGGACCATCTCGAGAACGGCGAAGAGTCCGGCCCGCTCCATGTGGGGGCGGGCCTCTTCGAGGACCTGATCGGGGAGCCGGTCGGTGAGGTAGCCGAAGAGGATGGCCGCCGTGGCGAACCAGCCCATGCGATCCTCGTCGGCGAGCCAGACGGGACTCAGAAGCCCGGCCAGATTGCACGTCTCCCAGGCACGGGCCTCGTCGTCGTCGTCGCTCTCGCCGTCGGGGACCTCCCAGTACTGGAGCAGGTAATAGGGAAGGTCGGGCTCGAGGGCGATGGCGTCCCAGAGGGCGCGGGACGCCTCGGGACCGGGGCCGGAAAGGAGGAAGAGGGCCAGGGCCCGGCCGTGGAGGGCGAAAAGGACATCCTCCCTCTCGGCCATGCTTCTTTCCAGGACCTCTCCGTGCCGCTCGAGGATCATGAGGGAGCGGTAGAGAAGGGTCCGCCCCAGCGTCTCGTCGTCGGGATCGAAGGAGACGAGCTCCTCGGCCAGGGCCAGGACCTTCTCGTCCTCGCCCGACATGAGGGCGTTGAAGGCCAGCCGCTCGAGAACGACGGCCAGAAGGCCTCCCAGGCGGTCATCGAGGCGGGGCTCTCCGTCGAGACGCCGACGCAGCTCGGCGGCGGCCCGCTCGAGAAGGGCCGCCGCCTCTCCCTCTTTTTCGGAGAGATCGCCCTCTTCGGCGAGAGCAAGAAGGGCATGGGGATTCTCGGGATCCAGCACGAGCAGTTCCAGGGCCGTCTCGTGGACCTCGTCGTCGCTTCCGTCCAACCTATCCAGAAGGGCATCAAGGACTCGCTCGTCTTCTCCAGTCATGGGGGTCATCCTTTCCGTGCCGTTGAAATTCAATTTCATTAAAATGACGATAGGCAACTCAAGCAAGCTCCGACAGCAGCTCTTGGTGGGACACGATGCCAGGACCATTCCCTGCGCGGTATTTCCCGTTTCGATTCGGCCCCTCCATCGCCATCTCCCCGGCGTCTGAAGACGCGAAGCGCACCTGCCCGCCTCCGCCAATCCTTCCCGCTATCCTGCCGGAAACGGTCTCCGTGGGCCTCCCGCCGAGGCCACGCCCGGCCTGTTCTCCCTCCACCCCTTTCCGCCCGATGCGATGAACGACCTAAACCCAGGGTCTCTCTATCATAGACGAGGCGCCCTCCTAAATCTTCCGTTTCTTCTGCCCTTCCTCGACGGTGTCCTTCGCCTGGGAGAAAGCTCCGATCGTGCCACCTCACCGCTCTTCCTCTTTCTTGACCTCGGCAGCCTATTTCCCGAAGCGGGACGACCGCCCTTGTCAAAAAGATACATCTCACTCTACAATGGCGGAGCGCGAAAGAGCAACAGAGTTGCATTATCAGTCTGGCTCATCAAGGGAGGGATGCTTCTGACAGCGACCTTTTCTCCATGTCCCTCGTCGCTCTCTTTTCCCGAATCTCGAATTCTTGGAACAGATCGATATAGGTGGACCGCAGCGAAAGGCAGGGTGACACAGTGAACTTCGAGCCCGGATCCATTCTGAAAGAAACGGCCGAAAAATTTCAGGCTCTCATCGGACCCGATTTTGATACTCTCACACTGGAACGCACTGTTTTCGGCCTCTTTTTCACGGGCGTCAAACTCAGCGACGGCCAGGGTGGCATCAGCTTCACCCCCGTCAAGGCCATTCCCGAAGCGGTCTGCTGCCCGACGTCGGCGCGGGCCATGCCTCTTTCGGGACGCCTGAAGGGAATGTCGGTCACCAAGGTTCTCCAGGAGATGTGGGAAGCGGACAGCCCCCTGAAAAAGGCCCTGGGCATCGCCACCTTGAACGCCCTTTCGGCGATCTGCGAAAAGGGACTGGAAGG
The DNA window shown above is from Aminithiophilus ramosus and carries:
- a CDS encoding V-type ATP synthase subunit E, with product MREQEGGKVGALRDLLLDRADSQKEALVHSAEAEAEAWKKAEEARLEQQVALIVDEAQARAQDIRRRQLAAMERERSLERIRLQNLLLDEGVRRLEEALVALSSRPDFDDILFGLALEAISSLPGADSLVLRPGPKEKPHVAGLMRRLSEALPSIRFEASPEAAPILGGLWIETSDGRRRVPADWHSKAGELRERLAEALLAAH
- a CDS encoding V-type ATP synthase subunit F, whose amino-acid sequence is MKALLISDSQEALAGFRLAGVEGRLVDRERIASVVDEALDDKELALLIFTEEAASWVAATIGELRLEGGLPLVVEVPGPEGSLRGHDFMDRFLGNALGVKA
- a CDS encoding ATP synthase subunit C encodes the protein MTGLALLVVVSFSTVFVGFRLRRRFPSSPRKVLAAAVTAGGVAMAAALVTTLLEAPALASTGVASASSGLGFIGASLATGMACLGAGIAVAMVGAAALGTVAEKPELLGTTLIYLGLAEGIAIYGVIVSLLILGKL
- a CDS encoding V-type ATP synthase subunit I, with protein sequence MALLKMKALSLIGPLEEVEGMARHLLLKGAFQPLPLGLCVSDASLRAGLSTVRENPYEEPLEQLEAVWRLARREIPEARPLSVDVELTPSRAKSLVDQVAGKLTLWHRRSQELTDSMETLEAGCIFLEALARLRRDPRDLSEARHLSVLFGRIDEDNWQRLRESSRDAPLILLDLALRGRQRWILAVTVPGYLEGAQRLLDSLLFKVYPLDDLPGGSASEALARLRRRQSHHKRAVEGLRTAVQTYLDSHEEELAALHSRLHSGQRIWEICREGGQMGRLHLVSGWLPADELPQLREEMARRAPRTVLVAADPEPEQIERGLVPSMLKNLPLVRAFQDIVALYSLPSYGERDPSFVVAVTFCLFFGFMFGDVGHGALLALGAWWLTRRGTLSRGLGAVVQLAGVVSALFGFLYGSVMGKEDLIEPLWLSPMHDTSSLIAASLVTGVVCLSVAMILGLQESWKERDWGEFLLGERGVAGLLLYWSAVLLGVSALTGWGGDAVFGPLLSVTVTLAVLFLLAGIVPLPGRKGKKRGSAAVEGFSRFHHLFSFLSNTASFVRLAAFALNHAGLSMAVFLLADQAAALPGGLILRWLLLVLGNLLIVLLEGLIVFIQTLRLEYYELFGKFFRGGGRPFRPVPWGRPAASLYRYEKLKKGVSS
- a CDS encoding V0D/AC39 family V-type ATPase subunit is translated as MVLSPDLGGRLCAGGRARASTLLDDAFFWRLLDCDSVEEIAFALAGSEPYAPFFEGLEPKGLARAQVEEVVSVVPFLEAERFFVHFRGPSLRLLQTFRDRWVMEFLKRLLRRLRAGHVDRAYLKRLVDRFPRTPYPLPSLVEATSFLEVARLLAATPLGPKAAAMVAQLDDAATGLFPVEMSLDRRLFSLTLAACRALGGSVGRQLADLFGTEADLANLSWIRRGRRYYAMDGAELMGALMPGGRRIGRRELNALVQAPSEEELWRKLQSGPYGDVFPDDEAREELSLERAKQRRLREEALRVYRRGLPGLQSVVALLFLRRFEAFDLVTLVEDVRYGFDRRQGALFLCRPLIPGGEIRWPS
- a CDS encoding V-type ATP synthase subunit D yields the protein MKIKAAPTRGNYMRLARSRRLAGRGRDLLEQKRRILMMELTRQRERARGLLEEAARLFSQAYRDLQRANLAQGIDVVEELAEAVPLEEGITVRLRSVLGVEVPEVDAIEVRPRPVYSFWATSGALDRAGRSFREALALTARLAEMESGLFRLAGQVRKTNRRVNSLEKVALPALDRALRGIAEALEEGEREDFVRMKRVQSLSSR
- a CDS encoding DMT family transporter, producing the protein MTPLKGELPFLASSSARGRFLPGKFNLSPRTYRRGPFFRRGASRHRAPPEAPAREGEIARGHALLRYNGDSHPAFFQKGALSLTPIGIVLALTTALCWAIVPLIYRRNMGDLSFPEVNAIRSFGFVGAMVLLVLFQGTGMPPALRGPHFLLLLAATLLGNVFGDVLYLSSIAKIGVGRAVAITSTYPLVVTVLSALWLGERITLPIAVGTVSVVAGLNLLRKGNDADRGHLPEAKRGFLLALATALCWGLSIPVTRWLLLETDLSSTDLNFWRSLVFFPSVWALWLLRCRLGYHRPERILALRGRSWLALNGAGALALALGGTLLALALQQAPASVVTPITASSPLISTLLAISFLGETSTRRQWVGIALVVVGSAVISF
- a CDS encoding nitroreductase family protein, with product MDFADLLVHRRSVRRYSPDPVARERVDICLDAARMAPSACNGQPWFFHVVDGPLRPSLAEAMNSGLYGKGLNAFVAEAPVLIAVETLRRERLAPWLAGMVRRLRYETIDVAIAVDHFTLQAAELGLGTCWIGWFNERAVKNVLGLPRRSHIDVMITLGWPADPAPSGRKKRKPLDAVRDYDSPS
- a CDS encoding ferritin family protein, whose product is MEKIRDIKKALFYAIHAEMEANEFYRAWADESDIPHIKKELHELAQWEAGHRDALCAHYEKTFGEAFSRDPALFVEPALQVQADEFRNSYALLRIASTAYLSEMRAAEFYEQLEEASSGEAREMFRELKEMERNHMATAKRRYIEMREAIVGFRAF
- a CDS encoding alanyl-tRNA editing protein gives rise to the protein MILRIASVLSRSGKGAEVLLDPNPFRPSGGGQPSDRGRLEAEDFEAAVVDVRLVDGLAVTELRIGRGEPREGAVLRALPDEAWRSLLTRMHSGEHILSKVLEGLREGLRITKTHIGDKESSVTIAYDGEIGWELLFEAEKRARDVIAENRTVTVHELSAEEARAFPGLKANWERIGDDVVRVVEIDGFDANACCGSHVASTAEVGDLFVTAYNGSAPDWTVTFTVEGSLRDLYGQVMRRLLRGVGCPVDRIEGVYEKLRAEKEGLARDLDRARQNLSLSWTTEECGAFRLHFVELPGWTADLVSPAVKKQVESDGRALVVVLCPGPEGRGPFVVARGSDVSFDLRAFLKGHPELGARGGGASAWVSGVATAPWPLWRRALGL
- a CDS encoding VOC family protein, with product MAFLAHVGLLVRDLDRSRRFYVDVLGCRERRSVDRPGTRLLFLESGSSLIELVEKAGRPYPEVSCPTIHLAFQVDSVADEIARLKVLGLSLDSEEPIPFGGKSIFFFSGPDGERIELCEPLE